In the genome of Fervidobacterium nodosum Rt17-B1, the window ATTGCTTTTATTACGAATGGACAGAGGGTACCTGATGACATATTGGAAGCTAATAACAGAGAGCTTGCTGTCTTGCTTTCCCGAGAGGTGTTGAAATATGCAAAATCAAGCTAGCAGTTTGAAAAGTGGTCAAATTGTAGCTGTCATAAGCGGAAAAGGTGGTGTAGGAAAGACAATTTTAGCCACGAACCTTTCCGCAGTTTTTTTAGAATATGGTAAAAAAACTCTTCTTCTTGATGCTGATGTTGGATTTACAAACGCTGACATACTTTTAGGTAGTCATCCGAAGTACACATTGAAAGATTTTGTAAATCATAAATGTTCAATTGATGATTTAGTTACTCCAACAAAATATGGAATAGATTTTGTGTCATTAGGTGGGGATGTTGGGGATATAATAACAGCAAATGAGATAGTATTAAGAGACTTTGCTATAAATTTTCTTAAATTACTAGATAGCTATGATATTGTCATCATGGACATGCCACCGGGTTTTTCAGAATTTTACATGCCATTTTTATCACTTGTCCAAGATTTTGTAGTTTTAACAACTATCGAACCTACATCAGTTGTTAATACTTATACAATCATAAAGCTTTTAACTGTAAAAGGAGTTACAGGTGAAAATATACATGTTGTAGCAAACATGGTTCAGGATGTGAAAGATGCAACAAAACTTTTAGAAAGATTTATAGAAGTTACAGAAAAATTTATCAACAGTAAAATATCTTCGGTAACTATTGTAAAAGATCATCCGCTTGTTTTGAAGAGTGTATACGATAGAGAACTATTTGTAAAAAAGTACAGAAATATTCAACCAACTTTTTCTGTGATAAGAATAGCGTCGAATATATTAAAACTTTCACAAAATACTAGACAGCGCGAAAATTTATTTGATAAATTTATCAAATTGTTCAGAGGTGCTTGATATGACTATTGAAGAGTACGTGAACAATAATCTATCTGGTGCTGTGTTAAAAGGGTTCACCAAAGATGAGGAAGTGGCTTTAAGATTAAAAAAGTTGAATGGTCGACAATTTTACGTTTCGTTTATAAAATTCACGAATATACCAGAAGTTTTGCGTGTGGATATTCCGGTTGAGGGATATGTAATCACGTTTGTTGGAAAATTGTTAAATGTTGAGGAAAATACGTATGTGTATATTGCACTAGAAAAAGCTGGAATTTTGCAAAGAAGGACTAAACCAAGGTATGCATCCTTTGAAAAGTGTTCAATATACAATAATTTTAAAGGCGTAATAATAGATATATCTGAAAATGGATGCCAAATACTATCCGATTACAAACCAAATCTAAATGAGACTATTGAAATTATTATAAGCGACCACTCTGAGAATGGCAAAGTAATGTGGTTTGTCGAAGAAGAGGAAAATTATAGGTATGGTATTTGGATACCTGAACCTTCACTAAAGTGGAACGAATTATATCTAAGATACTTTAACATTGGGGAGCTGTTGTAATGCCTTACATTGAACTTGTTGAAGCTACAAAGGTATTAAAAATAGGTTTGCCTGCTAACGTAATAATTACTCTTGTAAAAGAGCTGGAAGGAACATATAAAAGTAATATAATAGATATAGACATGGATAGAAAAATATTATTCCTTTCAATACCTTCTTTCAAAGGAAGGTTTGTTCCTATTCCAAAAGGAGTTAGGATAACTGTAAATGTGTTTGAGAGGTCTTCGGTTTATGAATTTCAGACAGTCTCATTAGGTGTAATTAAAAAAGATAATATATATGCACTCCCTGTTCCTTTTCCTGATGTTGTTAGAAAAACTGAAAAGAGAAAATTCGTCAGAATCCCTCTTTACTTAGATGGACGTTTTTATCTCTCAACAGAGCCCGAAGCGGAATCTTTTGTTTTCACAACGAGAAATGTGAGTGCTGGTGGATTACTGATGGTTACTAAAAAACATTTGAATGTAAATGACATAATTTTTATAGACATGAAATTTAATGATGAGCTTATTCTGAAAAGACAGAAATCAAAAATTGTTAGAGAAGATTCAAAAGTAGAAGATGGTTACGTCTTCGGGGTACAATTTTTAGATCTTCCGCAGAATTTAGAAAAGGCCCTTGTTAGATTTATATTCCAGCAAGAATTAAAATTAAAGAATGTTCAAGGTGCTGCTAAAGGCAGATGAAAATAAGAATTCACGAATATATAGACGCTATTGAGAGGAGGAAATGATATATGTTAGAAAAACTTACCGAAACCCAGCTTGATGCGATAAAAGAGGTTGGAAATATTGGTACTGGAAATGCAGCAACAGCTCTCTCAATGATGTTAGATAAAAAGGTTGATATATCGGTACCTCAGGTAAAAATTGTTCCAATTTCAAAAATACCATTTTTGTTTGATAATCCAGAAGAAATAGTTTGCTCTATAAAAATGAAGCTTATGGAGGATATGACTGGAGAAATAGTTCTAATTTTCGAACCGAAAACTGTGAAAATCATTGCTCAAGTCCTTACTGGAATGGAAATAAATGATGTAACTGAACTTGATGAATTTACAAGCTCCATGCTCAAAGAAATAGGTAACATAATGTGCGGTTCATATGTTACGGCATTAGCTGGGTTTACAAATTTATTTATAAATCCAGAACCACCTGAACTTGTTGTTGATATGATAAGCGCTATCGTTTCTGAAATATCTCTTCCACTTGCTTTGGCAGGAGAAGAAAATATTCTGCTTATAGAAACATTAGTAAAAATAGAGGGAATTGAAAAAGAATTAACAGGTTACTTGTTACTCGTTCCTTCTGTAGAATCACTTGAAAAGTTATTGAAGGCATTGGGGATGTGAGATTAATGAAAAAAAAGGTTATAATCGGTATCGGAGAATGGGCAGTAGAAAAGAATCCCTCCATCTTGGTAACACTCGGACTTGGATCTTGTGTAGGAGTTTGCGTTAGGGACCCGATTGCAAAGGTTGGAGCAATGGTACATGTCATGTTACCAGATAGTGGAGGTAAACCGACAAATACTCCAGGTAAATTCGCCGATACAGGTGTGGATATAATAGTTGAGGAATTACTGAAAATGGGAGCCCAGAGAAATAGATTAGAGGCAAAGATAGCGGGTGGAGCTTCCATGTTCCAATCTGCAATGGATATTGGTGCAAGAAACGTTGAGGCAGTAAAAAAATCTTTACAAAGAAATGGGATAAAGCTCATTGCTGAAGACACTGGTGGTAACAAAGCAAGAAGTATCGAATATGATATAGAAACAGGAAAACTTTTGGTTAGAAAAGTTAAAACAGGCGATGCTGTGGAGGTTTCTGAAATCTGATGTTGAATAAGGAAATGGTTATACAAGAGTACATTCCAATGGTAACAAAAATTGCTCGTGATTTAAAGATTAATTTACCGTACAACGTTGAGATAGATGATCTTATTCAAGAAGGTGTTATAGCACTTTTACAAGCAGCTGAAAAGTATGATCCAAGGTATGGCGCAACTTTTAAAACATTTGCTTACACAAGAGTGAAAGGTGCTATGATTGACTACCTTAGAAAGCTTGATTACTTGCCAAAGAATGTAAGACAGGATATCAAAAAATTTGATAGAGAACTTTTGAACTTTTATGAGCAAAATAAAAGATTACCAACTTACGATGAAATGTCAGAAATTCTTGGAATAGATGTAGAAGAAGTTGAGGAGATTTACAGGGAACTTGCTTTAAAGCAAAGTCTGAATCTTGACCAATATCTCTTTGAATCAGATGAAAACTCATATGGAAGTATCGATATAAAAAGCGAAGAAAACGTTAAAGAAAATGCTTGGAAGTCCATACTTCATGAACAATTAGTTGAGGCGATAAATAAATTAGATGAAAAAGAAAAGATAATATTAAGTATGAGATTTGAACACGAACTATCTTTAAAGGAAATTGCGGAAGTTCTTGGAGTTACCGAATCTCGTGTATCCCAAATTCTTGGTGTCATA includes:
- a CDS encoding PilZ domain-containing protein; amino-acid sequence: MTIEEYVNNNLSGAVLKGFTKDEEVALRLKKLNGRQFYVSFIKFTNIPEVLRVDIPVEGYVITFVGKLLNVEENTYVYIALEKAGILQRRTKPRYASFEKCSIYNNFKGVIIDISENGCQILSDYKPNLNETIEIIISDHSENGKVMWFVEEEENYRYGIWIPEPSLKWNELYLRYFNIGELL
- a CDS encoding P-loop NTPase, whose amino-acid sequence is MQNQASSLKSGQIVAVISGKGGVGKTILATNLSAVFLEYGKKTLLLDADVGFTNADILLGSHPKYTLKDFVNHKCSIDDLVTPTKYGIDFVSLGGDVGDIITANEIVLRDFAINFLKLLDSYDIVIMDMPPGFSEFYMPFLSLVQDFVVLTTIEPTSVVNTYTIIKLLTVKGVTGENIHVVANMVQDVKDATKLLERFIEVTEKFINSKISSVTIVKDHPLVLKSVYDRELFVKKYRNIQPTFSVIRIASNILKLSQNTRQRENLFDKFIKLFRGA
- a CDS encoding sigma-70 family RNA polymerase sigma factor, producing the protein MLNKEMVIQEYIPMVTKIARDLKINLPYNVEIDDLIQEGVIALLQAAEKYDPRYGATFKTFAYTRVKGAMIDYLRKLDYLPKNVRQDIKKFDRELLNFYEQNKRLPTYDEMSEILGIDVEEVEEIYRELALKQSLNLDQYLFESDENSYGSIDIKSEENVKENAWKSILHEQLVEAINKLDEKEKIILSMRFEHELSLKEIAEVLGVTESRVSQILGVILSKLRKMLRGDEDG
- a CDS encoding flagellar brake protein — translated: MPYIELVEATKVLKIGLPANVIITLVKELEGTYKSNIIDIDMDRKILFLSIPSFKGRFVPIPKGVRITVNVFERSSVYEFQTVSLGVIKKDNIYALPVPFPDVVRKTEKRKFVRIPLYLDGRFYLSTEPEAESFVFTTRNVSAGGLLMVTKKHLNVNDIIFIDMKFNDELILKRQKSKIVREDSKVEDGYVFGVQFLDLPQNLEKALVRFIFQQELKLKNVQGAAKGR
- the cheC gene encoding CheY-P phosphatase CheC — its product is MLEKLTETQLDAIKEVGNIGTGNAATALSMMLDKKVDISVPQVKIVPISKIPFLFDNPEEIVCSIKMKLMEDMTGEIVLIFEPKTVKIIAQVLTGMEINDVTELDEFTSSMLKEIGNIMCGSYVTALAGFTNLFINPEPPELVVDMISAIVSEISLPLALAGEENILLIETLVKIEGIEKELTGYLLLVPSVESLEKLLKALGM
- the cheD gene encoding chemoreceptor glutamine deamidase/glutamate methylesterase CheD, with product MKKKVIIGIGEWAVEKNPSILVTLGLGSCVGVCVRDPIAKVGAMVHVMLPDSGGKPTNTPGKFADTGVDIIVEELLKMGAQRNRLEAKIAGGASMFQSAMDIGARNVEAVKKSLQRNGIKLIAEDTGGNKARSIEYDIETGKLLVRKVKTGDAVEVSEI